Proteins encoded together in one Nitrospira sp. window:
- a CDS encoding outer membrane beta-barrel protein — protein sequence MRVLRVLFCVGLAIAGDMGGVSNVQAQDVSAQESEVKSARKTEAYFAPYLLGTFPIDNNLSIGGNGGANETFRGTNIRGSGGAGLKAGVYPGAMGGVLGLEGEFFGHGGKLKTPGGTFPHADADLLVLNWMVNVMARYPGEVLQPYVGAGAGASLANLRDITLQTSSGTMTGKAGDVAFAYQFLAGMRTYVNKNVYLFGEYKYFGSTYDWKSESSSGVSGPTTSLTFRTHIVALGLGLTF from the coding sequence ATGCGGGTGTTGCGAGTTCTCTTTTGTGTTGGGCTTGCGATCGCCGGTGATATGGGAGGGGTGTCGAACGTGCAGGCCCAGGACGTGTCGGCTCAGGAATCCGAGGTAAAGAGTGCCAGGAAGACCGAAGCCTATTTTGCTCCCTACCTGCTCGGCACCTTTCCGATCGATAACAATCTGTCGATTGGAGGCAACGGGGGTGCGAATGAGACGTTTCGAGGAACCAATATACGAGGTTCAGGGGGTGCCGGTCTTAAAGCCGGTGTCTATCCGGGAGCCATGGGCGGCGTACTGGGATTGGAAGGCGAATTTTTCGGGCATGGTGGAAAGCTCAAGACTCCCGGAGGAACATTTCCTCACGCGGATGCCGATTTGTTGGTGCTGAATTGGATGGTTAACGTCATGGCCCGCTATCCCGGTGAAGTTTTACAGCCCTACGTGGGCGCGGGTGCTGGTGCTTCGTTGGCTAACCTTCGGGATATCACCCTTCAGACGAGCTCGGGGACAATGACGGGAAAAGCCGGCGATGTGGCCTTTGCGTATCAGTTTCTCGCGGGCATGCGCACCTATGTGAATAAGAATGTGTATCTGTTCGGTGAGTACAAATACTTCGGATCTACATATGATTGGAAGAGCGAGAGTTCCTCGGGCGTGTCGGGCCCAACCACATCACTTACCTTTCGAACCCACATTGTGGCGCTTGGGCTTGGCCTCACCTTTTAA
- a CDS encoding PEGA domain-containing protein — protein sequence MAALAIVGMITSGCATIVHLGSSEELNVSSEPSGATVLIDGTERGVTPLATKVERKKDHAVVLTKEGFEESQSRVESHISWWVAGNVIFGGLVGILVDVMSGGGYTIEPDKVAVTLKPVEGGGSSPTPSLSSVTQSPPIP from the coding sequence ATGGCAGCGTTGGCGATAGTGGGAATGATCACTTCCGGCTGCGCCACCATCGTTCATCTTGGTAGCAGCGAAGAGCTCAACGTGTCGTCGGAACCGTCAGGCGCAACGGTGCTCATTGACGGGACCGAGCGGGGTGTGACTCCCTTGGCCACTAAAGTAGAACGCAAGAAAGATCATGCCGTGGTCCTGACGAAGGAAGGATTTGAGGAGAGTCAATCACGGGTCGAGAGTCATATTTCTTGGTGGGTCGCAGGTAACGTTATCTTTGGCGGCTTGGTTGGTATTCTGGTGGATGTGATGAGCGGCGGCGGGTACACGATCGAACCGGACAAGGTCGCTGTCACTTTGAAGCCCGTCGAGGGGGGTGGCAGTTCCCCAACACCCTCCCTGTCTAGCGTCACGCAATCTCCTCCCATTCCTTGA
- a CDS encoding DUF4105 domain-containing protein, with translation MHILLILLTGLFLATSLEAQEAPVPYLSQLLQRAHEAQLANESEWHLLLHYRADLFGGYTSEQDDPGFFLSPDGKTDPQAELDATLTQFFSPDLVGRSKQPAQCAFVARYTWLKAQLAFDEAQLKPLRCERFDAWFAGFEAQAVTLIFPSAFMNNPASMFGHTFLRIDQRGQTPNTRILAYTINFAADVPKDEGLAYPIRGIFGGYSGYFSTIPYYLKVQEYRDIENRDIWEYRLSFGEPQIRRLLMHAWELGNASFDYFFFKENCSYHLLSLLEYADPSLHLTDRFRFWTIPADTVRLLADQPGLVTDIAFRPSRVTLIRRKREHLTASEHGLVKRLVRDAAVVQSDELRSLPLSRQAFVLDVASDYVRYTGEHDESKAPAARDHNRQLLTARSLLRIPSEDLAILPFATQPESGHKTSRASLGGGWRNNDTFEEFSVRTAYHDLLDPEPGYTPDAQIEVGSISLRHYNRADQTRIERATLLNVVSLSPIDSLFRAPSWKLNLGMQTIRHGECQLCSNWNVNGGIGASAETHLLRREVFFAFAEVEGNYSRAYEERHRVGGGASAGLYADLTERWRLLASATYLRYALGDRSDDMRWSVGQRYTLAQNWALRLEYNHRDHDNDVLFTVQAFF, from the coding sequence GTGCATATTCTGTTGATCCTCCTGACCGGTCTTTTCCTGGCGACCTCTCTCGAGGCGCAAGAAGCGCCGGTTCCGTACCTATCACAGCTCCTTCAACGGGCCCATGAGGCGCAGTTGGCCAACGAGAGCGAATGGCATCTCCTGCTCCACTACCGTGCTGATCTGTTCGGCGGGTATACGAGCGAGCAGGACGATCCCGGGTTTTTTCTTTCCCCCGACGGCAAGACCGATCCTCAAGCTGAACTCGACGCGACGCTGACTCAATTTTTCTCGCCCGACCTGGTGGGGCGGTCCAAACAACCGGCTCAATGTGCTTTTGTGGCGCGGTATACATGGCTGAAGGCGCAACTCGCATTCGATGAGGCACAATTGAAGCCGTTGAGGTGCGAGCGATTCGACGCCTGGTTTGCCGGGTTCGAGGCCCAGGCAGTCACCCTTATTTTCCCCTCGGCCTTCATGAATAACCCTGCGTCGATGTTCGGCCATACGTTTCTCCGGATCGATCAGCGGGGGCAGACTCCAAACACCCGCATCCTGGCCTACACCATCAACTTCGCCGCGGATGTTCCCAAAGATGAGGGCCTGGCCTATCCGATTCGCGGGATTTTTGGGGGGTATAGCGGGTATTTTTCCACCATTCCCTACTACCTCAAAGTGCAGGAGTATCGGGACATTGAAAATCGCGATATCTGGGAGTACCGCCTGAGCTTTGGCGAGCCGCAAATACGGCGGTTGCTCATGCATGCGTGGGAACTCGGGAATGCGTCATTCGACTATTTTTTCTTCAAGGAAAATTGCTCCTACCACCTGTTGTCGCTGCTGGAATATGCCGATCCTTCGCTGCACCTGACCGACCGGTTCCGCTTTTGGACCATTCCTGCAGACACCGTTCGTCTGCTGGCGGATCAACCGGGACTGGTGACGGATATCGCCTTTCGCCCATCACGTGTGACCCTCATTCGTCGCAAACGAGAGCATCTCACGGCATCGGAGCACGGATTGGTCAAGCGATTAGTGCGCGATGCGGCGGTTGTACAATCGGATGAGCTGCGAAGCTTGCCCCTGTCGCGCCAGGCGTTCGTACTGGATGTGGCGTCGGACTATGTGCGGTACACGGGTGAACACGATGAATCGAAGGCGCCAGCGGCCCGCGACCATAACCGGCAGCTCCTGACTGCGCGCAGCCTCTTGCGGATTCCATCCGAAGATCTCGCGATTCTGCCGTTTGCGACGCAACCGGAGTCGGGGCACAAGACCTCCCGCGCGAGTCTCGGGGGAGGCTGGCGCAATAACGATACGTTTGAAGAGTTCAGCGTGCGGACCGCATACCACGATTTGCTCGATCCCGAGCCGGGGTACACGCCCGATGCTCAGATCGAGGTCGGTTCAATCAGCCTGCGTCACTACAACCGTGCCGATCAGACCAGGATCGAGCGGGCGACTCTACTCAATGTGGTGTCCCTGTCGCCCATCGATAGCCTGTTTCGTGCGCCGTCGTGGAAATTGAATCTCGGGATGCAGACTATCAGGCACGGCGAGTGCCAGTTGTGCAGCAACTGGAATGTGAATGGCGGGATCGGCGCGTCGGCCGAAACGCATTTGTTGCGGCGTGAAGTGTTTTTTGCGTTTGCGGAAGTCGAAGGGAATTACAGCCGGGCCTATGAGGAACGCCATCGTGTGGGTGGTGGTGCATCGGCGGGATTGTATGCCGATCTGACCGAGCGCTGGCGGCTGTTGGCGTCAGCCACCTATCTGCGGTATGCGTTAGGCGATCGATCCGATGACATGCGATGGTCGGTGGGCCAACGGTATACTCTCGCACAGAACTGGGCTCTTCGGCTGGAGTATAACCATCGCGATCACGACAACGACGTGCTCTTCACCGTGCAGGCGTTTTTTTAA
- a CDS encoding DUF3015 domain-containing protein yields the protein MLRQVIVALGMVAVASQAGLAMAANPDTGPGCGLGKLAWADYKNQKNIAPQVMMATTNGTFGSGTFGISSGTSGCTNDGQVMADQKTTMFALLNFENLTQEMAQGKGEHLASLATLMGVPNEQHAAFFALTQERYTALVQEGETSSVALVKTLNDAISKSPVLAQAVSR from the coding sequence ATGCTGAGACAAGTCATCGTTGCGTTGGGCATGGTCGCTGTTGCGTCACAGGCCGGTTTGGCCATGGCGGCCAATCCGGATACCGGACCCGGTTGCGGTCTAGGGAAGCTCGCCTGGGCGGACTATAAGAATCAAAAGAACATTGCGCCACAGGTGATGATGGCCACGACGAACGGCACGTTTGGCAGCGGGACGTTCGGGATCAGCTCCGGAACGTCAGGCTGTACGAATGATGGTCAGGTCATGGCGGATCAGAAGACGACGATGTTCGCGCTGTTGAACTTCGAGAACCTGACGCAGGAAATGGCGCAAGGGAAGGGCGAGCATTTGGCCTCCTTGGCGACCCTGATGGGTGTGCCCAACGAGCAGCATGCGGCCTTCTTCGCCTTGACCCAGGAACGCTATACGGCACTGGTGCAGGAGGGTGAAACCTCGTCGGTGGCTTTGGTGAAGACGCTGAATGACGCGATCTCCAAGAGCCCCGTTCTCGCCCAAGCCGTCAGCCGCTAA
- a CDS encoding metallophosphoesterase family protein, whose translation MRIGVISDTHGLFDPSITRHFAGVEQILHAGDIGPGDVLVRLERIAPVIAVSGNVDGFDASGIPMEQTVDLAGHRIAIYHRLYEGGRLTREGMAMLARVRPSLCVYGHTHQPKAEWRDGVLLFNPGSAGPKRFHLPRAVGLLLFQNGSIETQHIMLGDRAE comes from the coding sequence ATGCGCATCGGGGTCATCTCGGATACGCACGGGTTGTTCGATCCCTCCATCACTCGTCACTTCGCGGGGGTCGAGCAGATTCTGCATGCCGGCGATATCGGCCCGGGTGATGTGCTCGTTCGACTCGAACGAATCGCACCGGTGATTGCCGTGTCCGGCAACGTGGATGGATTCGACGCCAGCGGGATTCCGATGGAGCAGACCGTTGACCTGGCGGGCCACCGCATCGCAATCTACCATCGCTTGTACGAAGGTGGCCGGTTGACGCGGGAGGGGATGGCTATGCTCGCGCGTGTCCGTCCATCGCTGTGTGTGTATGGGCATACGCATCAACCGAAGGCCGAATGGCGAGACGGAGTCTTGTTATTCAATCCGGGTTCCGCCGGGCCCAAACGGTTTCATTTGCCGCGCGCGGTGGGATTGCTGTTGTTCCAAAATGGATCGATCGAAACGCAGCACATCATGTTGGGCGATCGAGCGGAGTAG
- a CDS encoding M48 family metallopeptidase — MNSTPNALCFGDGLPGSGVPCVAAVSAEGLRVSPIGESPLVEQGVAFAEMSVEAGGLDHDQLVVSWGTGSLARTLYVKDPALIVAFRRAAPPELTAHLDRAAQQVRRARHSHRVLWGTVVGVLIGLGLLFWFGSDLIVEWAVARIPIEWEQKLGESVYQDFLSKETVLKEGPAVSAVQEMTQRLTDNIHDNPYKFQVSVVQSPVVNAFALPGGYVVVFTGLLKKVESGEEVAGVLSHELNHVLQRHGMERIVKMLGLAAAVGILLGDQQGLTGLAKQVGMELVTLKFGRAQETEADVTGIRLLSDARIAPDGMIRFFERLSEKDKARVEIFSTHPMSAGRVERLKAELAALPKRMPEPFTFEWKTIQDSLGASEPKT, encoded by the coding sequence ATGAACTCTACGCCCAACGCTCTTTGTTTCGGTGACGGCTTGCCGGGGTCGGGCGTGCCTTGTGTGGCAGCGGTGTCGGCAGAGGGCTTGCGCGTCAGTCCTATAGGCGAATCGCCGCTCGTGGAGCAAGGTGTGGCCTTTGCAGAGATGTCGGTCGAAGCCGGAGGGTTGGATCATGACCAGCTGGTCGTGTCGTGGGGGACCGGCTCATTGGCCCGGACACTCTATGTGAAAGATCCCGCCTTGATTGTTGCCTTCCGTCGCGCGGCGCCGCCGGAATTAACCGCCCATCTCGATCGGGCGGCCCAACAGGTCCGTCGCGCACGGCACAGTCATCGTGTCTTGTGGGGGACTGTCGTCGGAGTCTTGATTGGCCTGGGACTGTTGTTCTGGTTCGGGTCTGATCTGATCGTGGAATGGGCGGTCGCCAGAATTCCCATCGAATGGGAACAGAAATTAGGCGAATCGGTGTACCAGGATTTTTTGTCCAAAGAGACGGTGCTGAAGGAAGGTCCGGCCGTCAGCGCCGTGCAGGAGATGACGCAGCGGTTAACGGACAACATTCACGATAACCCATACAAGTTTCAGGTGTCGGTGGTGCAGAGTCCCGTGGTGAATGCCTTTGCGTTGCCCGGAGGCTATGTCGTGGTGTTTACCGGTTTGCTGAAGAAGGTAGAAAGCGGCGAAGAAGTGGCCGGAGTGTTGAGCCATGAACTGAACCACGTGTTGCAGCGGCATGGTATGGAGCGCATAGTCAAAATGCTGGGGCTGGCGGCTGCCGTAGGGATTCTGCTGGGGGATCAACAAGGCCTGACCGGCTTGGCGAAGCAGGTGGGCATGGAGCTTGTGACGCTGAAGTTCGGGCGCGCCCAGGAGACGGAGGCGGACGTCACCGGCATTCGACTTCTATCTGACGCACGCATTGCCCCGGATGGCATGATCCGGTTTTTTGAACGGCTCTCGGAGAAAGACAAGGCTCGCGTCGAAATATTTTCAACCCATCCCATGAGTGCGGGGCGTGTGGAGCGATTGAAGGCGGAGTTGGCGGCGTTACCCAAGCGCATGCCTGAACCGTTCACCTTCGAGTGGAAGACCATTCAGGATTCACTGGGAGCGTCCGAGCCGAAGACGTAA
- a CDS encoding TIGR00266 family protein, giving the protein MKCEILYPGAFPMVRVHLDANETVKAESGAMVAASPTVDIESKMEGGFLGALSRKMLSGEKFFFQTLRASRGAGEVLLAPTVPGEIVLLELDGVNEYMVQKDGFLAGADGVKIESKMQSLTRGLLGGEGFFILKIGGTGPLVLNSFGAIHKIDLKPNEEYIVDNSHLVAWTSTTTYNIEKASSGWIASLTSGEGLVCRFRGPGVVYIQSRNPGSFGNWIRQFIPVSE; this is encoded by the coding sequence ATGAAGTGTGAGATTCTGTATCCCGGGGCATTTCCGATGGTGCGGGTCCATTTGGACGCCAATGAGACGGTGAAAGCCGAATCCGGCGCGATGGTGGCCGCTTCGCCGACGGTGGACATCGAGAGCAAGATGGAGGGCGGGTTTCTGGGCGCGTTGTCCCGGAAAATGTTGAGTGGTGAAAAGTTTTTCTTTCAGACCCTTCGAGCCAGTCGCGGGGCGGGCGAAGTCTTGTTGGCGCCGACGGTACCCGGCGAAATTGTGCTGCTGGAATTGGACGGCGTCAATGAGTACATGGTGCAGAAAGACGGCTTTCTGGCCGGCGCGGACGGCGTGAAGATCGAAAGCAAGATGCAAAGCCTCACGCGCGGGTTGCTGGGCGGAGAAGGATTTTTCATTTTGAAGATCGGCGGCACCGGGCCGTTGGTCCTGAACAGTTTCGGAGCCATTCACAAGATCGACCTGAAACCGAACGAAGAATACATCGTGGACAATAGCCACCTGGTGGCCTGGACCTCCACGACCACCTACAACATCGAGAAGGCGTCGTCCGGCTGGATTGCCAGCCTGACATCGGGCGAGGGCCTGGTGTGCCGTTTCCGCGGGCCGGGCGTCGTCTACATTCAAAGCCGCAATCCCGGCAGTTTTGGCAATTGGATCAGACAGTTCATCCCGGTTTCGGAATAG
- a CDS encoding HDOD domain-containing protein, with amino-acid sequence MNPSAKVDLRRRIEQVGELPTLPHVVQKLASMIGRPNVSAEEIGILIEKDQVLSAKVLRLANSPFYGFPSRIASVAHAVVVLGLNVVKGLTLCATAFDMMRNAGMNELWRHSLGVAITSHILGTQAGMKNPEEAFVGGLLHDIGKVVLYVKWTDVGQQITAARDTSHFLMETELALFDVTHADVGGWLATAWHLPASLREPILHHHTPSAAQDAKLQTAIVHVADVLVKGLACGNPGDDLVPPLSRQAWDLVGLDSHSLAGCLAQATEEFQTIDDYL; translated from the coding sequence ATGAATCCTTCAGCCAAAGTCGATCTTCGCCGGCGCATCGAACAGGTGGGCGAGCTGCCGACCCTGCCCCATGTCGTCCAGAAACTGGCGTCGATGATCGGCCGGCCGAACGTCTCGGCGGAGGAGATCGGCATCCTGATCGAGAAAGACCAAGTCCTGTCGGCCAAAGTGTTGCGGCTGGCGAATTCGCCGTTCTATGGATTCCCCTCACGCATTGCATCCGTCGCGCATGCGGTGGTGGTGCTGGGGCTGAATGTCGTCAAGGGCCTGACGCTGTGCGCCACGGCGTTCGACATGATGCGCAATGCCGGAATGAATGAGCTGTGGCGTCATTCATTGGGCGTCGCGATCACGTCGCACATTCTCGGCACACAAGCAGGCATGAAGAATCCTGAGGAAGCCTTTGTCGGCGGACTGCTGCACGATATCGGGAAGGTTGTCCTGTACGTGAAATGGACGGACGTCGGCCAACAGATCACGGCGGCCCGAGACACCTCCCACTTCCTGATGGAAACCGAGCTGGCGTTATTCGATGTCACCCATGCCGATGTGGGAGGCTGGCTCGCCACCGCCTGGCATCTCCCGGCCAGCCTGCGAGAGCCCATTCTCCATCATCACACACCTTCGGCAGCGCAAGACGCGAAACTCCAAACCGCCATCGTCCATGTGGCCGATGTGTTGGTGAAGGGCCTCGCCTGCGGGAACCCCGGCGACGATCTCGTCCCCCCGCTCTCACGCCAGGCCTGGGACCTGGTCGGCTTGGACTCGCACAGCCTGGCCGGATGTCTCGCCCAGGCCACGGAAGAATTTCAAACCATCGACGACTACTTATGA
- a CDS encoding diguanylate cyclase, whose amino-acid sequence MSGSPANRRILLLHNDPVEITRVTTSLNRSGFSVITAEAGRLAMHELVHDPPCLVLAAEGTNGRSADTLAREMRADPFLGRLPLIILVRDIRINDLDWATLGIDDYIAVPYRPDEVPQRVRLCLSRLERSLDANPLTRLPGNSTILHETTTRIESGAPFALAYLDLDNFKSFNDRYGYARGDEVLVVTCRILTTVVSELAGTDGFVGHVGGDDFVFMSAPATIEAICQTLIKRFDLVIPDFYDPEDRAKGFIDSVDRRGNHERFPIMSLSIAVVTNEHRTISHPGDVSKIASELKKLAKSQPGSVYVKDNRKTEAGDPASDSHAA is encoded by the coding sequence ATGAGCGGGTCTCCTGCCAACCGACGCATCCTGTTGCTGCACAACGACCCGGTCGAAATCACGCGGGTGACGACGAGCCTCAACCGGTCTGGCTTCAGCGTCATCACGGCTGAAGCCGGTCGGCTGGCCATGCATGAACTTGTGCATGATCCGCCCTGCCTGGTGCTAGCGGCGGAAGGCACGAATGGACGATCGGCGGATACGCTGGCGCGGGAGATGCGCGCGGATCCCTTCCTCGGTCGGCTGCCGTTAATCATTCTCGTGCGGGATATCCGGATCAACGATTTGGACTGGGCCACGCTCGGCATCGATGACTATATTGCCGTTCCCTATCGGCCCGATGAAGTGCCGCAACGCGTGCGCCTGTGCCTCAGCCGTCTTGAACGGTCGCTGGATGCCAATCCCCTCACTCGCCTGCCAGGCAACAGCACCATTCTCCACGAAACGACGACACGGATTGAAAGCGGCGCCCCGTTCGCATTGGCCTATCTTGATCTCGACAACTTCAAGTCGTTCAACGACCGTTATGGGTATGCCCGTGGCGACGAAGTGCTGGTCGTCACCTGTCGGATCCTGACCACGGTCGTCAGTGAACTGGCTGGAACGGACGGATTCGTCGGTCATGTGGGCGGAGACGATTTTGTGTTTATGAGCGCACCGGCCACCATCGAAGCGATATGTCAGACCCTGATCAAACGCTTCGACTTAGTGATCCCGGATTTCTACGATCCGGAGGATCGCGCCAAAGGATTCATCGACTCCGTCGACCGCCGCGGCAATCACGAACGCTTCCCGATCATGAGCCTGTCGATCGCCGTCGTGACCAATGAACATCGCACCATCTCCCATCCTGGCGATGTCAGCAAAATTGCCTCGGAATTGAAGAAGCTTGCCAAGAGCCAGCCCGGCAGCGTCTATGTGAAGGATAACCGGAAGACCGAAGCCGGGGACCCAGCCTCAGACAGCCACGCGGCGTGA
- a CDS encoding DUF3106 domain-containing protein, with protein MRVLLVGVLLVVIGVMPAWAQGDPAGVPWNQLSSGEQQLLQRFSDTWDQLPPRKQQRLRNGARQWGTMTPEERQEAKQRFKQWRSLPPEQRQQMRERFQQFRQLPPEQRESVREARRWFRSLPPEQRKELREKFQGMSPEERRAYRRELRRQYGGAGGGQPSEESASR; from the coding sequence ATGAGAGTGTTGTTGGTAGGAGTGCTGCTGGTCGTGATCGGGGTCATGCCTGCGTGGGCGCAGGGTGATCCGGCTGGGGTGCCGTGGAACCAGCTCAGTTCTGGCGAGCAGCAACTGTTGCAGCGGTTCAGCGACACCTGGGATCAGTTGCCGCCGCGGAAACAGCAACGGTTGCGGAATGGTGCCCGACAGTGGGGCACCATGACGCCGGAAGAGCGTCAGGAGGCGAAACAGCGCTTCAAGCAATGGCGTTCGCTGCCGCCGGAGCAACGACAGCAGATGCGCGAACGCTTTCAGCAGTTCCGTCAGCTTCCGCCTGAACAGCGAGAATCGGTGCGCGAGGCCAGGCGCTGGTTTCGGTCACTCCCCCCCGAACAACGGAAGGAGTTGCGGGAAAAGTTTCAGGGCATGTCCCCCGAAGAACGTCGTGCGTATCGACGGGAACTTCGCCGCCAGTACGGCGGGGCCGGCGGCGGTCAGCCTTCGGAGGAGAGCGCCTCGCGATAG
- a CDS encoding RNA polymerase sigma factor has product MGSLDRTQALDRFLAGIERRAFRMAHIATGNEDEALDLVQDAMLKLAEKYGQRPEEEWGPLFHCILQSRIRDWYRRERVRNRLREFFRGSQDEEESEDPLEQVPDSTAPAPDEEIKQKRACAELEVALRALPLRQQQAFLLRIWEELDVAQTARAMGCSEGSVKTHLFRALQVLRQRLGAHWP; this is encoded by the coding sequence GTGGGCTCTCTGGATCGAACCCAGGCATTGGACCGGTTCCTGGCGGGCATTGAGCGGCGCGCATTCCGTATGGCACATATTGCCACCGGCAATGAGGATGAGGCGTTGGATCTCGTCCAGGATGCCATGCTGAAACTGGCAGAGAAGTACGGCCAGCGGCCCGAAGAGGAATGGGGGCCGCTGTTTCATTGTATTCTGCAAAGCCGGATTCGCGATTGGTATCGGCGGGAACGGGTGCGGAATCGGTTGCGGGAGTTCTTCCGCGGTTCTCAGGACGAGGAAGAGAGCGAAGATCCCCTGGAACAGGTTCCCGACTCGACGGCTCCCGCGCCTGATGAAGAGATAAAGCAGAAGCGAGCTTGTGCTGAATTGGAGGTGGCTCTCCGTGCCCTTCCGCTCCGGCAGCAGCAGGCGTTTCTGTTGCGAATCTGGGAAGAATTAGACGTGGCGCAAACGGCTCGGGCCATGGGGTGTTCGGAAGGCAGTGTGAAAACCCATTTGTTTCGTGCCCTGCAGGTCTTGCGACAGCGATTAGGAGCACATTGGCCATGA
- a CDS encoding HAD-IIB family hydrolase — translation MTMRRILIFTDLDGSLLDATTYSYEAAGEALTLIGRLGASLILVSSKTRSEMEPLRRRLNNQHPFIVENGGAVFIPQGTFPFPIEQASAREGYEVVEIGTPYAQLRTALNGIQKQVGCRVRGFGDLSLEEVVRLTGLSDAEAVHATQREYDEPFLVEGERVDWHRLAAAVDSHGLRCTRGGRFYHVMGANDKGIATKQLMSWYQRLAEREGQQVVTVGLGDSLNDLPMLAVVDHPILVRKPDGSYDPDVQLPHLIRADGVGPVGWNRSLTALLSRL, via the coding sequence GTGACCATGCGCCGCATCCTCATTTTTACAGACCTCGACGGGAGCCTGCTCGACGCGACGACCTATTCTTACGAGGCAGCCGGCGAGGCCCTGACACTCATCGGTCGACTCGGCGCCTCACTCATACTCGTCTCCAGCAAAACCCGGTCTGAGATGGAGCCGCTTCGCCGCCGTCTAAACAATCAGCACCCTTTTATCGTGGAAAACGGCGGGGCCGTGTTCATCCCGCAGGGCACCTTTCCATTCCCGATCGAACAGGCATCCGCTCGTGAGGGATACGAAGTCGTCGAAATCGGCACTCCCTATGCGCAGCTTCGCACGGCACTGAACGGCATTCAGAAGCAGGTCGGTTGTCGGGTACGGGGATTTGGGGATCTTTCCCTTGAGGAAGTCGTTCGCCTGACAGGCTTGTCAGACGCCGAGGCGGTGCACGCAACTCAACGGGAATATGACGAACCGTTCCTCGTTGAAGGTGAGCGCGTTGACTGGCATCGGCTCGCGGCGGCGGTGGACAGCCACGGGCTGCGCTGCACCAGGGGGGGACGGTTTTATCACGTGATGGGGGCGAACGATAAGGGAATCGCGACCAAGCAACTCATGTCGTGGTATCAGCGCTTGGCTGAACGGGAAGGACAGCAGGTGGTGACCGTCGGTCTGGGGGATAGCCTCAATGATCTCCCGATGCTGGCGGTGGTCGATCACCCTATTCTTGTCCGAAAACCTGACGGCTCCTACGACCCGGATGTGCAGCTCCCCCATCTCATTCGCGCTGATGGAGTCGGTCCGGTCGGATGGAACCGAAGTCTCACCGCCCTCTTGTCTCGCCTCTGA